A stretch of DNA from Dehalobacterium formicoaceticum:
TGGCACGAGGATCACTCAGGGAATATACAGCATGTCCCATCCCGTAAATCAAGCCAGCACGGTCAAATGCCTGTTTGTCCAGCAGCCGGCCGAGATAGTCGGCAACGGCGTCTTCATCGGTCCAATCGGATATGTTATCCTTCATGTCCTCAAACATCTGCACAACCTTAATGTTAGCACCGCCATGCCTGGGCCCTTTAAGAGAGCCAAGTGCCGCAGTAATAGCCGAATAAGTGTCTGTCCCTGTGGAGGTTACCACATGAGTGGTGAAGGCAGAATTATTACCTCCGCCATGCTCTGCATGCAATACCAGGGATAAATCTAGGATCCTTGCTTCCAATTGAGAATACTGGCTGTCCGGACGCAGGATGTGCAAAATATTTTCGGCGGTGGATAATTCGGCTTGAGGCGGGTGGATAAAAAGACTTTTATTGTCATGGTAGTGACAATAAGCCTGGTATCCATACACAGACAACAAGGGAAACAGCGCCGTTAACTGCAGGGATTGGCGCAATACATTAGGCAGCGAGGTGTCATCGGCATGATCATCGTAGGAATACATCGTCAACACGCTTCGGGCCAGTGTATTCATCATATCCTTGCTGGGAGCCTTCATAATAATATCACGTACAAAGCTTGTCGGCAGGGATCGATAGTCAGCCAAAACGCTGTTAAACTTGTCTAGTTGGCCAACATCAGGCAACTCACCGAACAATAATAAGTAAGCGACCTCTTCATAACCAAAGCGATTTTCCTTTGAAAAGCCTGCCACTATTTTTTCTACATCGATACCTCTGTAATAAAGTTTCCCCTCACAGGGGCTTTCTTTTCCATCAACAATTTCATATGAGACGATTTCCGAGATCTTCGTCAATCCTGTCAGCACACCCTTGCCCTTTAAATCACGAAGTCCTCTCTTTACATCGTATTTATCGTAAAGCTTCGGGTCAATTTTACTATTTTTTTCAAACAAGGCCGAAAAT
This window harbors:
- a CDS encoding citrate/2-methylcitrate synthase; its protein translation is MTNRFSQITPEISEFSALFEKNSKIDPKLYDKYDVKRGLRDLKGKGVLTGLTKISEIVSYEIVDGKESPCEGKLYYRGIDVEKIVAGFSKENRFGYEEVAYLLLFGELPDVGQLDKFNSVLADYRSLPTSFVRDIIMKAPSKDMMNTLARSVLTMYSYDDHADDTSLPNVLRQSLQLTALFPLLSVYGYQAYCHYHDNKSLFIHPPQAELSTAENILHILRPDSQYSQLEARILDLSLVLHAEHGGGNNSAFTTHVVTSTGTDTYSAITAALGSLKGPRHGGANIKVVQMFEDMKDNISDWTDEDAVADYLGRLLDKQAFDRAGLIYGMGHAVYSLSDPRANMLKKFVESLSKEKNRVEEYNLYALVARLAPGIIGEKRRIYKGVSANIDFYNGFVYNMLDLPLQLFTPLFAIARIAGWSAHRMEEIANAGKIIRPAYKSVLEQREYIPLENRSKGSINKKS